In Magnolia sinica isolate HGM2019 chromosome 12, MsV1, whole genome shotgun sequence, a single genomic region encodes these proteins:
- the LOC131221152 gene encoding pentatricopeptide repeat-containing protein At4g02750-like isoform X2, translating into MPMRDVSSWNALIAGYMKYGEISVAEELFGGIHRRNIVSWTAMISGYTQNGLVDRALDMFEEMRRDSSEVKPNWVTIMSVLPACAHSAALERGKRIHNYASSIGLDSNPSVQTALIAMYAKCGSLVDARCCFERMLENEKGLITWNTMITAYASHGRGLEAITTFEDMIRARLQPDHITFTGLLSACSHSGMVNQGLKYFNLMSNVYSVEPRVEHYACIVDLLGRAGYLAEAKEIIDQMSIEASPSIWGALLSACRTHGNLEIAEIAARMLFILEPENTGNYVLLSNMYAEVGKWEEVNNLRALLKDQGLNKSPGCSWIEINGKGHVFLGGDKSHPQAREIYMLLEALPKQIKAAGYVPDTSFVLHDVSEEEKECNLATHSEKLAIAFGLLNTDPGTVLRVTKNLRICGDCHTATKFISRIYGREIVVRDVNRFHHFKDGSCSCGDYW; encoded by the coding sequence atgcccatGAGAGATGTTTCGTCCTGGAACGCTTTAATAGCAGGTTATATGAAGTATGGGGAGATATCTGTTGCAGAGGAACTGTTTGGGGGAATTCATAGGCGGAACATTGTTTCTTGGACTGCAATGATCTCAGGGTATACTCAAAATGGGCTTGTGGACCGTGCGCTGGATATGTTTGAGGAGATGCGGAGGGACAGTTCAGAGGTGAAGCCCAATTGGGTAACGATCATGAGTGTCCTCCCCGCGTGTGCACATTCTGCTGCTCTTGAGCGTGGTAAAAGGATTCACAATTATGCTAGTAGCATTGGTTTGGATTCGAACCCTTCTGTACAGACTGCCCTCATCGCGATGTACGCTAAATGTGGAAGCCTTGTTGATGCACGTTGTTGTTTTGAGCGGATGCTTGAAAATGAGAAGGGACTGATTACTTGGAACACCATGATCACTGCCTATGCTTCTCATGGGCGTGGTTTGGAAGCCATCACGACCTTTGAAGATATGATAAGAGCTAGACTTCAACCAGATCATATCACCTTCACGGGGTTGTTGTCTGCATGCAGCCATTCAGGTATGGTCAATCAAGGCCTAAAATATTTCAACCTTATGAGCAATGTTTACTCTGTTGAACCGAGAGTGGAGCATTATGCTTGCATTGTTGATCTTCTTGGCCGAGCTGGATATTTGGCTGAAGCTAAGGAAATCATTGACCAAATGTCAATCGAAGCTAGTCCGAGCATTTGGGGTGCTTTATTATCTGCCTGCCGAACTCATGGTAATTTGGAAATTGCAGAGATAGCCGCTAGGATGTTGTTTATATTGGAGCCAGAGAACACTGGCAACTATGTATTGCTTTCGAACATGTATGCGGAAGTTGGAAAGTGGGAGGAAGTGAACAATTTGAGAGCTCTTCTGAAGGATCAAGGATTGAACAAGAGTCCTGGTTGTAGTTGGATTGAGATCAATGGAAAGGGTCACGTGTTCCTTGGAGGTGATAAATCTCACCCACAAGCAAGGGAGATTTACATGCTCTTAGAAGCTCTGCCGAAGCAAATAAAGGCAGCCGGATATGTACCAGATACTAGTTTTGTGTTGCATGATGTTAGCGAAGAGGAGAAGGAATGCAATCTCGCAACGCATAGTGAGAAGTTGGCCATTGCTTTTGGGCTTCTTAACACGGATCCTGGAACAGTTCTTCGTGTGACGAAAAACCTCCGTATCTGCGGCGACTGTCACACTGCTACCAAGTTCATCTCAAGAATCTATGGTCGAGAAATAGTGGTAAGGGATGTGAATCGGTTCCATCATTTCAAAGATGGATCTTGCTCTTGTGGAGattattggtga
- the LOC131221152 gene encoding putative pentatricopeptide repeat-containing protein At3g49142 isoform X1, protein MQLPVKSKRSITSLLAALYRNPPHLLTYAPIFQFLTGNPLLKQGQQVHAHMTLRGLQPDAFLGAKMVAMYASNGDLMSAHQLFDTIPQPSSLLYNSLVRGYCRCGCPESTLLIFCQMHSHGLRPDNFTFPFALKACADLLELLIGKCIHLQCLRSGLEFDLYVGTSLIDMYVKCGQINDARLLFDKMPMRDVSSWNALIAGYMKYGEISVAEELFGGIHRRNIVSWTAMISGYTQNGLVDRALDMFEEMRRDSSEVKPNWVTIMSVLPACAHSAALERGKRIHNYASSIGLDSNPSVQTALIAMYAKCGSLVDARCCFERMLENEKGLITWNTMITAYASHGRGLEAITTFEDMIRARLQPDHITFTGLLSACSHSGMVNQGLKYFNLMSNVYSVEPRVEHYACIVDLLGRAGYLAEAKEIIDQMSIEASPSIWGALLSACRTHGNLEIAEIAARMLFILEPENTGNYVLLSNMYAEVGKWEEVNNLRALLKDQGLNKSPGCSWIEINGKGHVFLGGDKSHPQAREIYMLLEALPKQIKAAGYVPDTSFVLHDVSEEEKECNLATHSEKLAIAFGLLNTDPGTVLRVTKNLRICGDCHTATKFISRIYGREIVVRDVNRFHHFKDGSCSCGDYW, encoded by the coding sequence ATGCAACTCCCAGtaaaatccaaacggtccatcacttctctcttggCAGCCCTGTACCGAAACCCGCCCCACCTGCTTACATACGCCCCCATCTTCCAGTTCTTAACCGGCAACCCCCTCCTCAAACAAGGCCAGCAGGTCCATGCTCACATGACCCTCCGTGGTCTTCAGCCCGACGCCTTCCTTGGTGCCAAAATGGTCGCTATGTATGCCAGCAATGGCGATCTCATGTCTGCCCACCAACTGTTCGATACAATTCCCCAACCAAGTTCCCTTCTCTATAATTCCCTCGTTCGAGGGTATTGCCGATGTGGTTGCCCGGAAAGCACCCTCTTAATCTTTTGCCAAATGCACTCTCACGGCCTCCGCCCCGATAATTTCACTTTCCCTTTTGCACTGAAGGCCTGCGCGGACTTATTGGAGCTTTTGATTGGTAAATGCATTCATttacaatgcttgagaagtgggCTTGAGTTTGACCTTTATGTTGGGACTTCTTTGATTGATATGTATGTAAAATGTGGTCAGATTAATGATGCACGCCTattgttcgataaaatgcccatGAGAGATGTTTCGTCCTGGAACGCTTTAATAGCAGGTTATATGAAGTATGGGGAGATATCTGTTGCAGAGGAACTGTTTGGGGGAATTCATAGGCGGAACATTGTTTCTTGGACTGCAATGATCTCAGGGTATACTCAAAATGGGCTTGTGGACCGTGCGCTGGATATGTTTGAGGAGATGCGGAGGGACAGTTCAGAGGTGAAGCCCAATTGGGTAACGATCATGAGTGTCCTCCCCGCGTGTGCACATTCTGCTGCTCTTGAGCGTGGTAAAAGGATTCACAATTATGCTAGTAGCATTGGTTTGGATTCGAACCCTTCTGTACAGACTGCCCTCATCGCGATGTACGCTAAATGTGGAAGCCTTGTTGATGCACGTTGTTGTTTTGAGCGGATGCTTGAAAATGAGAAGGGACTGATTACTTGGAACACCATGATCACTGCCTATGCTTCTCATGGGCGTGGTTTGGAAGCCATCACGACCTTTGAAGATATGATAAGAGCTAGACTTCAACCAGATCATATCACCTTCACGGGGTTGTTGTCTGCATGCAGCCATTCAGGTATGGTCAATCAAGGCCTAAAATATTTCAACCTTATGAGCAATGTTTACTCTGTTGAACCGAGAGTGGAGCATTATGCTTGCATTGTTGATCTTCTTGGCCGAGCTGGATATTTGGCTGAAGCTAAGGAAATCATTGACCAAATGTCAATCGAAGCTAGTCCGAGCATTTGGGGTGCTTTATTATCTGCCTGCCGAACTCATGGTAATTTGGAAATTGCAGAGATAGCCGCTAGGATGTTGTTTATATTGGAGCCAGAGAACACTGGCAACTATGTATTGCTTTCGAACATGTATGCGGAAGTTGGAAAGTGGGAGGAAGTGAACAATTTGAGAGCTCTTCTGAAGGATCAAGGATTGAACAAGAGTCCTGGTTGTAGTTGGATTGAGATCAATGGAAAGGGTCACGTGTTCCTTGGAGGTGATAAATCTCACCCACAAGCAAGGGAGATTTACATGCTCTTAGAAGCTCTGCCGAAGCAAATAAAGGCAGCCGGATATGTACCAGATACTAGTTTTGTGTTGCATGATGTTAGCGAAGAGGAGAAGGAATGCAATCTCGCAACGCATAGTGAGAAGTTGGCCATTGCTTTTGGGCTTCTTAACACGGATCCTGGAACAGTTCTTCGTGTGACGAAAAACCTCCGTATCTGCGGCGACTGTCACACTGCTACCAAGTTCATCTCAAGAATCTATGGTCGAGAAATAGTGGTAAGGGATGTGAATCGGTTCCATCATTTCAAAGATGGATCTTGCTCTTGTGGAGattattggtga